The segment TGTCCTTTCGTTCTTACATCTAGTACCGTGACAAAAATCTAGCTAGTTCTATAGGCAAATCGTTGCCAATACGTGCTAGCCGAACTGTTGTGAGAAGCAATGCCTCCTAAGTCACGATTTCATTCCCTTCGTGATTTTTTCTTTCTAACGTGTTTTTTTAACTCCTCGGCAAAATAAACGCAAGCTAATCTTTCAGATTTTTCTCCAAAGTGGTCATAAAATCGATGACGTTCTTAAAGGCTATCATAAGATTTTTGTCACAGAATGTCTAAACCGTTGTAGTATTAGACATGTCGTCGTAAAGGCACTTTACTACATATCTCATTTGAACGCAAGCAGTTATTGATAACTAATATATTTGTCAGAACTCACTTTACACATAcaaatatatgtctagataTATCATTAAAGTTCCACGCGCCCTTGACATGTAAAGTGCATTTGTAAAACAATAGCTTACAATACATAACAAACTTAGTTTGAAAAGGACAACAATCCATGTCACACTGAGATATAAAGTGAGTGACGAGTCATAACATTATCTATCTTGCTAACCATCAAGTATCTGTGATGGGCAATAAAGTTACTTTGACGATGGTATGCAGGGACATCTGTGGAGGCACATCACGTAACATCCAAACGACATGACTCACTCTGATCCTAATAGAATATCCAACCAAAACAAACACTCTAAAGCAACCGATAAGGAATTCAAAGAAAACCCATCCATCGCATCTATAAATAGACAAGCACAATGTAAACCCCCTTCATCCTTCTCACAACTCAAACATTACAGCGAAAGCATAACAACTAGAATCCCACCACAATGAAGATCATTTTCTTCTTTGCTCTCCTTGCTATTGCTGCATGCAGCGCCTCTGCGCAGTTTGATGCTGTTACTCAAGTTTACAGGCAATATCAGCTGCAGCCGCATCTCATGCTGCAGCAACAGATGCTTAGCCCATGCGGTGAGCTCGTAAGGCAGCAGTGCAGCACAGTGGCAAGCCCCTTCTTCCAATCACCCGTGTTTCAACTGAGAAACTGCCAAGTCATGCAGCAGCGGTGCTGCCAACAGCTCAGGATGATCGCGCAACAGTCTCACTGCCAGGCCATTAGCAGTGTTCAGGCGATTGTGCAGCAGCTACAGCTACAACAGTTTGCTGGCGTCTACTTCGATCAGACTCAAGCTCAAGCCCAAGCTATGTTGGCCCTAAACTTGCCGTCAATATGTGGTATCTACCCAAGCTACAACACTGCTCCCTGTAGCACTCCCACCGTCGGTGGTATCTGGTACTGAATTGTAGCAGTATAGTAGTataggagagaaaaataaagtcatGCATCATCGTGTGTGACAAGTTGAAACATCGGGGTGATACAAATCTGAATAAAAATGTCATGCAAGTTTAAACATAATGCCTCTGTAAGGATAAATCCTAGTacattgttgaaattaattATCATCACCGTCTACTATGGTTGCATTTACAACTTTACGATGTGTGCTTACATTCGGTTCTAAGCTACTATGGCTACTCGACGTGAACGGAGTGTGTTAAGCAGGTCAATCTTTTCATTTCGATCAGAACAAAGTCAAAACGCATGTTGCAAATAGTATATACCCTACAATGTAATCCTACACCATATAAAACATGCCCAACCTATAGCGGTTATAAATCCACtattcaaaatataagtatcgATGGGACCATTTGCCATATCATTGTTAATTCAATTTTACCTTGTCACCGAAACAAGACGCTCCGCGTAACATGaagttaaaattttcatatttgaaGGCCTAGTCGCGGAAAtatcaatttataatttaaaaacattaagctaatcatgtagagagaactcaactagtaatttatatattatttgtgataatcatattctaagcagggattaagataatccaagggtagagtgacacacaagcattaattactcatcctcataatatatcatctaagctaagtggaaagaaaagagaaagagaatctattcctatacttctaatatacatagtatacatacattctagttaactgatatactagctaataccctctatctgatgccctcctggtacttcgagaagccacccctgactgccgagttccttacgacagcctgtcatgaccaaataatgatatcccataatctagacaccacgtctaaactaccagatactactctaatatcatcgtcacgACATAGAGTAaatgcataagcaaacattatacccgcaccaaagcatctcctagataagctagccgtatattcagtataacatgaacataatgtaaagtaggtactcatatactcgaaAAGTATTTCagtaccataaatgtatatagaagagtattctaataaaagtacaaagcttacaaaagaggaaaggaaagctgctagagccatacccgaactcttctgaaggcttccggactcctgattcctattctaattctattccaccaactagatactactaaactaaacttgagaggaatgagagagctattgcttgaggtgtgtgagtgaagtgagaaggtgaggggttcatatagcctcccaatgacggttgtgacggttggaatggtcggaaataccctccaatcGTAATTGggagctaatccacaccgtccagaaGAAACCCTACATCCAGCGGCGAtgagggaggttcggccgaaccccctagttcggccgaacctggggacggcccaaccagcccatggcttggctggtggcctcctctattgttcttctccgcagacttgtgaattttggcccaattcatcgtgtcaattctaagttcttggcctattcacacacaagtctggttctcgacatcgtccgattgatttatcgtctgagttaatgtcgattctcctccactttagtgtcattccctgcaagaggttagtatacctaatactagtcgAAGTTCATTATTCTAgcagatatatgcattgcaagcatcactagttctctcctattttagtaatattgacggtcgaaactgatcgataacgaccgtcaacaaaaccccccaagcttgaacctttgctcgtcctgagtgaaggacgaaaggaaacaaagacttggttatTGATCAGGAGgtgctactatgctgcatatctcaaagatacaggtggaaggtatatgtactctctcttagattaaataatctttggcacggtggcttacccttacccctgattcccacaagacactgcttctccttgccttgggcggttgaaGGACAGAACATtaattagagcaccaatcacccgatctttattcaactcttgtttcggaagttttcaaatgattttgaaaaagaaagccAAGTTTCTCAattgattcactcagtctctctaagtgtatcaatttgaattcctcaccaaacaTTGCAttgttgattcctactctaaggtttatatgtggagcttggtagggatcaaacatggcacacttacattcacatttattaccaAGTCAAAATTTTAGACTAgagcagataactaaacatactcaagatcaagatcgtgcataatgtgtgtgtggtatatagtggaaaaataaaggaaaatgcTTCTcttttgtgcttactttcttctcccaaaaatccttcttttatttatAAGGAGAGGACATGgctatattttatttcaacatcatgctc is part of the Oryza glaberrima chromosome 12, OglaRS2, whole genome shotgun sequence genome and harbors:
- the LOC127758083 gene encoding prolamin PPROL 17D-like, whose product is MKIIFFFALLAIAACSASAQFDAVTQVYRQYQLQPHLMLQQQMLSPCGELVRQQCSTVASPFFQSPVFQLRNCQVMQQRCCQQLRMIAQQSHCQAISSVQAIVQQLQLQQFAGVYFDQTQAQAQAMLALNLPSICGIYPSYNTAPCSTPTVGGIWY